In the Streptomyces sp. NBC_00525 genome, one interval contains:
- a CDS encoding GTP-binding protein produces MDSVVSESPLFAPRQPGPDTRPEEQTQPWQLDTTRAPIATKIVVAGGFGVGKTTFVGAVSEITPLRTEAMMTRASEDTDDLGATPDKLTTTVAMDFGRLTLDDDLVLYVFGTPGQQRFWFMWDDLVRGAIGAVVLADTRRLADCFPALDYFESCGLPYIVAVNHFEGTPAFEADDVREALTVPAHVPVLIMDARSRITVVESLLALVGHALDADPA; encoded by the coding sequence ATGGACTCCGTCGTCTCTGAGTCGCCGCTGTTCGCCCCGCGGCAGCCGGGGCCGGACACCCGGCCCGAGGAGCAGACCCAGCCCTGGCAACTGGACACCACCAGGGCCCCGATCGCCACGAAGATCGTGGTCGCGGGCGGCTTCGGCGTCGGCAAGACCACGTTCGTCGGCGCGGTCTCCGAGATCACCCCGCTGCGCACCGAGGCGATGATGACGCGGGCGAGCGAGGACACCGACGACCTCGGCGCCACGCCCGACAAGCTCACCACGACCGTCGCGATGGACTTCGGCCGGCTGACGCTGGACGACGACCTCGTGCTGTACGTCTTCGGCACACCGGGCCAGCAGCGCTTCTGGTTCATGTGGGACGACCTGGTGCGCGGCGCGATCGGCGCCGTCGTCCTGGCCGACACCCGCCGCCTCGCCGATTGCTTCCCCGCCCTCGACTACTTCGAGAGCTGCGGACTGCCGTACATCGTCGCCGTCAACCACTTCGAGGGCACCCCGGCCTTCGAGGCCGACGACGTCCGCGAGGCACTGACCGTACCCGCGCACGTCCCCGTCCTGATCATGGACGCGCGCAGCCGGATCACGGTCGTCGAGTCCCTGCTGGCCCTCGTCGGCCACGCCCTCGACGCCGACCCCGCGTAA
- a CDS encoding outer membrane protein assembly factor BamB family protein produces the protein MEAPRQDEPGRFGPYTVLARLRETATAVQYLAHGAGAQDLVVVTAARPELASLPAFRHRFDAETRLADRLAGGWVAPLLDTGEDERPWTATPYVPALTLDEAIGTSGPLPERAVRVLGAGLAETLARVHATGATLQGLSPRTVLLAADGPRLTAFGPLGAAAEAAGRDGRLSVRLGHLTPEQLAGEEAGPASDLFVLGLLLAYAATGATPLADGPPAEAAERIAQADPELGGVPEELRGLIARCLAKDPADRPDAGAVAAELALEGAAALAAAGWLPDRLAAAVAAQGAEARRSARGPEAQGPAHDAPAPQEPRTQAPAPEAVAGADVQDAVPAVPARQQPPAAPAPALDTRTTQLGVIGRPAAAQPVPAAPPASWPGSGAYPPAQLPPEPLPVPAPPAPAAGAPRSGLDRRALLVGGAAGLAGLLIGGGAVYATGSGDDAKAAPEPKPKPAPSSTRPTLAGTAPQPRWIHTHPEGEPAPLTAALWKDRLLVLTDEKRASAVDLRTGRRVWECQDGAGDRAALPADDEHCFVVGASGFLWISAKDGKVAERLAYEDGFEDLPGLTLATLVGADGSSIWFTGSHRVTVKAPKPKKGKKRGKDKKVVKSYLFAYDIAERKELWRSALPNGRGDAAPAYQLIAVREDAVVVRQRPASRTAKQVKAARNKSRFISYDRATGKAQWTKSLGRVTPDAAAVGGDDGVLYAAEGSGLRAFATPGGKARWTLEGGRDSVFGVPVPKGDTLYTTNRNHVVGALDRESGKAVWQRSTEAAGDGTPAITVSSTGKTLLAAERGQVTAFAAADGKRLWKFQDIGNQDPGGETVTAGYQVLAYEGTAVVRRGGTVYAFPVA, from the coding sequence ATGGAGGCGCCACGTCAGGACGAGCCAGGCCGCTTCGGGCCCTACACCGTGCTGGCGCGGTTGCGCGAGACGGCCACCGCCGTGCAGTACCTGGCACACGGAGCCGGCGCACAGGACCTCGTCGTCGTCACCGCCGCCCGCCCCGAACTCGCCTCGCTGCCCGCCTTCCGGCACCGCTTCGACGCGGAGACGCGCCTCGCCGACCGGCTGGCGGGCGGCTGGGTCGCCCCGCTGCTGGACACCGGCGAGGACGAGCGGCCGTGGACCGCGACCCCCTATGTGCCGGCACTGACCCTGGACGAGGCGATAGGGACCTCGGGGCCGCTGCCCGAGCGCGCGGTCCGGGTGCTCGGGGCGGGCCTCGCCGAGACGCTGGCCCGGGTGCACGCCACCGGCGCCACCCTCCAGGGCCTCTCCCCGCGCACCGTGCTGCTCGCCGCGGACGGCCCCCGGCTGACCGCGTTCGGCCCGCTGGGCGCGGCGGCCGAGGCGGCGGGCCGCGACGGCCGGCTGTCCGTGCGCCTGGGGCACCTGACTCCGGAACAGCTCGCGGGCGAGGAGGCCGGTCCGGCGTCCGACCTCTTCGTGCTGGGGCTGCTGCTGGCCTATGCGGCGACCGGCGCCACGCCGCTGGCGGACGGCCCGCCCGCCGAGGCCGCCGAGCGCATCGCGCAGGCCGATCCGGAACTGGGCGGGGTGCCCGAGGAGTTGCGCGGCCTGATCGCCCGCTGCCTGGCGAAGGACCCGGCCGACCGGCCGGACGCGGGCGCGGTGGCCGCCGAACTCGCGCTGGAGGGCGCGGCGGCGCTCGCTGCGGCCGGCTGGCTTCCGGACCGGCTCGCGGCGGCGGTGGCCGCGCAGGGCGCCGAGGCCCGCCGATCGGCGCGGGGGCCCGAGGCGCAGGGGCCCGCACACGACGCGCCCGCCCCGCAGGAGCCCCGGACGCAGGCCCCCGCGCCGGAGGCGGTGGCCGGGGCCGACGTCCAGGACGCCGTACCGGCCGTGCCCGCCCGGCAGCAGCCGCCCGCCGCCCCCGCGCCGGCCCTGGACACCCGCACCACGCAACTCGGGGTCATCGGCCGGCCGGCCGCCGCGCAGCCCGTACCCGCCGCCCCGCCCGCGTCGTGGCCGGGCTCGGGGGCGTACCCGCCGGCGCAGCTCCCGCCCGAGCCGCTGCCCGTACCCGCGCCCCCGGCGCCGGCGGCCGGAGCCCCGCGCTCCGGTCTCGACCGGCGGGCGCTGCTGGTCGGGGGCGCCGCCGGGCTCGCCGGCCTGCTGATCGGCGGCGGGGCGGTCTACGCGACCGGCTCCGGCGACGACGCGAAGGCGGCCCCGGAGCCGAAGCCGAAGCCCGCGCCCAGCAGCACCCGGCCGACCCTGGCCGGCACCGCCCCGCAGCCGCGCTGGATCCACACCCACCCGGAGGGCGAGCCCGCGCCGCTGACGGCCGCGCTCTGGAAGGACCGGCTGCTGGTCCTGACCGACGAGAAGCGGGCGAGCGCGGTGGACCTGCGCACCGGGCGCCGGGTCTGGGAGTGCCAGGACGGCGCCGGGGACCGGGCCGCGCTGCCCGCCGACGACGAGCACTGCTTCGTGGTGGGCGCGTCCGGGTTCCTGTGGATCTCGGCGAAGGACGGCAAGGTCGCCGAGCGGCTGGCGTACGAGGACGGCTTCGAGGACCTGCCCGGCCTCACGCTCGCCACCCTGGTCGGCGCGGACGGGTCGAGCATCTGGTTCACCGGGTCGCACCGGGTGACGGTGAAGGCGCCGAAGCCGAAGAAGGGCAAGAAGCGCGGCAAGGACAAGAAGGTCGTCAAGTCGTATCTGTTCGCGTACGACATCGCGGAGCGCAAGGAGCTGTGGCGCTCGGCGCTGCCCAACGGGCGCGGGGACGCGGCGCCCGCGTACCAGCTGATCGCGGTCCGCGAGGACGCCGTCGTGGTGCGGCAGCGGCCGGCCTCCCGTACGGCGAAGCAAGTGAAGGCCGCCAGGAACAAGTCGCGGTTCATCAGCTACGACCGGGCGACCGGCAAGGCGCAGTGGACCAAGTCGCTCGGCCGGGTCACGCCGGACGCGGCGGCCGTCGGCGGGGACGACGGCGTGCTGTACGCGGCGGAGGGCAGCGGTCTGCGGGCCTTCGCGACGCCCGGCGGCAAGGCACGGTGGACGCTCGAGGGCGGCCGCGACTCCGTCTTCGGGGTCCCGGTGCCGAAGGGCGACACGCTGTACACCACCAACCGGAACCATGTCGTCGGGGCGCTCGACCGGGAGAGCGGCAAGGCGGTCTGGCAGCGCTCCACCGAGGCGGCGGGCGACGGCACGCCCGCGATCACCGTCAGCTCCACCGGGAAGACCCTCCTCGCCGCCGAGCGCGGCCAGGTCACCGCGTTCGCGGCGGCCGACGGCAAGCGGCTGTGGAAGTTCCAGGACATCGGCAACCAGGACCCCGGGGGCGAGACCGTCACCGCCGGGTACCAGGTGCTGGCGTACGAAGGAACGGCGGTCGTCCGGCGCGGCGGGACCGTCTACGCGTTCCCGGTGGCCTGA
- a CDS encoding DUF742 domain-containing protein yields the protein MSPAATGPAGRLPVRGAGKRPARVRPYSLTGGRTRFGHVLLVETFVAALEAPQERRELTNGNPSRVMPELRAIVEICRRMRTVAEVSALLRMPLGVVRVLLSDLADQGKIRVYGTGHGPGRPDRALLERVLDGLRRL from the coding sequence GTGAGCCCGGCCGCCACCGGACCCGCCGGCAGGCTCCCCGTACGCGGGGCGGGCAAACGGCCCGCACGGGTACGCCCGTACTCGCTCACCGGCGGCCGCACCCGCTTCGGACACGTCCTGCTCGTGGAGACGTTCGTCGCCGCGCTCGAGGCACCGCAGGAGCGCCGCGAACTCACCAACGGCAACCCGTCACGGGTGATGCCGGAACTCAGGGCGATCGTGGAGATCTGCCGCCGGATGCGCACCGTCGCGGAGGTCTCGGCGCTGCTGAGAATGCCGCTCGGCGTGGTCCGGGTACTCCTCAGCGACCTGGCCGACCAGGGAAAGATCCGCGTGTACGGGACCGGGCACGGCCCCGGCAGACCCGACCGCGCACTGCTCGAAAGGGTGCTCGATGGACTCCGTCGTCTCTGA
- a CDS encoding TetR/AcrR family transcriptional regulator, translating to MTPAAAAAPPGRAYRRLSVEERRAQLLGAALTLFAHRAPDEVSLDEVATVAGVSRPLVYRYFPGGRQQLYEAALRSAAEQLKLCFAEPAEGPPTERVTRVLDRYLAFVDEHDAGFSALLRGGSVAETSRTGTIVDEVRRAAAEQILLHLGHDGRDEPAPRMSMMVRTWIAAVEAASLIWLDEGKRPDAGELRDWLVDQFIGLLAVTSASDPQTAAAVAALLPLETERGPAGRLADRLAPLVGAAEHLLPHD from the coding sequence ATGACCCCAGCCGCCGCAGCCGCGCCGCCCGGCCGTGCGTACCGAAGGCTCAGCGTCGAGGAGCGCCGCGCCCAGTTGCTCGGCGCGGCGCTCACCCTCTTCGCCCACCGGGCCCCCGACGAGGTCTCGCTGGACGAGGTGGCGACCGTGGCCGGGGTGTCGCGGCCGCTGGTCTACCGCTACTTCCCCGGTGGGCGGCAGCAGTTGTACGAGGCGGCGCTGCGGTCCGCCGCCGAGCAGCTGAAGCTGTGCTTCGCCGAGCCCGCCGAGGGCCCGCCGACCGAGCGCGTCACGCGCGTCCTGGATCGCTATCTGGCCTTCGTCGACGAGCACGACGCCGGGTTCAGCGCCCTGCTGCGCGGCGGCAGCGTCGCCGAGACGTCCCGGACGGGCACCATCGTGGACGAGGTGCGCCGGGCGGCGGCCGAGCAGATCCTGCTGCATCTGGGCCACGACGGGCGCGACGAGCCCGCGCCCCGGATGAGCATGATGGTGCGCACCTGGATCGCGGCGGTCGAGGCGGCCTCGCTGATCTGGCTGGACGAGGGCAAGCGGCCGGACGCCGGCGAGCTGCGCGACTGGCTGGTCGACCAGTTCATCGGCCTGCTCGCGGTCACCTCCGCGTCGGACCCGCAGACCGCCGCCGCCGTGGCCGCGCTGCTCCCGCTGGAGACGGAGCGGGGCCCGGCCGGCCGGCTCGCGGACCGGCTGGCCCCACTGGTCGGCGCGGCGGAGCATCTGCTGCCGCATGACTGA
- a CDS encoding roadblock/LC7 domain-containing protein: MTAPSTCGLSSEARNLQWLLSNLVEEVPGVHSVTVVSSDGLMLLSSDPGHRTAAAAEPAPPSGPRGSGADLATIVSGIGSLTAGAATLMEGGGVKQTMVTMEEGSVFVMSISDGSLLGVHAAPDCDMGVVAYHMALFVGRAGHVLTPELRRELRTSLESAR, encoded by the coding sequence TTGACTGCGCCCAGCACATGCGGGCTGAGTAGCGAGGCCCGGAACCTGCAGTGGTTGCTCAGCAATCTCGTGGAGGAGGTGCCAGGGGTCCACTCGGTCACGGTCGTGTCGTCGGACGGGCTGATGCTGCTCTCCTCCGACCCCGGCCACCGCACGGCGGCCGCCGCCGAACCGGCCCCGCCCAGCGGACCACGCGGTTCCGGCGCCGATCTGGCGACCATCGTCTCGGGCATCGGCAGCCTCACCGCCGGCGCCGCGACGCTGATGGAGGGCGGCGGCGTCAAACAGACCATGGTCACCATGGAGGAGGGCAGCGTCTTCGTCATGTCGATCAGCGACGGCTCCCTGCTCGGGGTGCACGCCGCCCCCGACTGCGACATGGGCGTCGTCGCGTACCACATGGCGCTGTTCGTCGGCCGGGCCGGGCACGTACTCACCCCCGAACTCCGCAGGGAACTGCGCACGTCGTTGGAGAGCGCCCGGTGA
- a CDS encoding C40 family peptidase, with amino-acid sequence MASGTLVRTLGTAVLAAVVVVSPATAVAAPAPPPAPGDVAGLLSELQRLYQQAEEATESYNGTAAELKKRAARAKKLDAALVTARRSLADGRDAAGRLAREQYQGRSELSAYLRLLLMRDPEAALTQGQVIQRLAAGRAAAVRRLGAAEKRADELARESRKVLAEQRTLTARRKKERDTVRTRLKQVEAMLATLSPDQLADVNGLQRKNTDRAQSALAGALSSSRPPTAQGGAAVRYAVRQIGKPYVWGAEGPDSFDCSGLTSRAWASAGRVIPRTSQEQWRQLTRIPMSALRPGDLVVYFPKATHVALYLGNGLVVQAPRPGSRVKVSPVASNPVLGAVRPDPAGTPLASYRGPELPAGATDGSDEGYGSAAAPAS; translated from the coding sequence GTGGCGTCGGGCACCCTGGTGCGTACCCTCGGTACGGCGGTGCTGGCCGCCGTCGTCGTGGTCTCACCGGCCACCGCCGTCGCGGCCCCCGCCCCGCCCCCCGCGCCCGGTGATGTCGCCGGGCTGCTGAGCGAGTTGCAGCGGCTCTACCAGCAGGCCGAAGAGGCCACCGAGAGCTACAACGGCACGGCGGCCGAGCTGAAGAAGCGGGCCGCGAGGGCGAAGAAGCTCGACGCGGCCCTGGTCACCGCCCGCCGTTCGCTGGCCGACGGCCGCGACGCGGCCGGGCGGCTGGCCCGCGAGCAGTACCAGGGCCGGTCCGAGCTCTCCGCGTATCTGCGGCTGCTGCTGATGCGCGATCCGGAGGCGGCCCTGACGCAGGGCCAGGTCATCCAGCGCCTCGCCGCCGGCCGCGCGGCGGCCGTGCGGCGGCTCGGCGCGGCCGAGAAGCGGGCCGACGAGCTGGCCCGCGAGTCCCGCAAGGTGCTGGCCGAGCAGCGGACGCTGACCGCGCGCCGGAAGAAGGAGCGCGACACCGTACGCACCCGGCTGAAACAGGTCGAGGCGATGCTCGCCACGCTCTCCCCGGACCAGCTCGCCGACGTCAACGGCCTCCAGCGGAAGAACACGGACCGGGCCCAGAGCGCGCTCGCCGGGGCGCTGTCCTCGTCCCGGCCGCCGACCGCGCAGGGCGGGGCGGCCGTCCGGTACGCGGTCCGGCAGATCGGCAAGCCGTACGTGTGGGGGGCGGAGGGGCCCGACTCCTTCGACTGCTCCGGGCTCACCTCGCGGGCGTGGGCGAGCGCCGGCCGCGTCATTCCGCGCACCTCGCAGGAGCAGTGGCGGCAGCTGACCCGTATCCCGATGAGCGCGCTGCGCCCCGGCGATCTGGTGGTCTACTTCCCGAAGGCGACCCATGTGGCGCTGTATCTCGGCAACGGCCTGGTGGTGCAGGCGCCCCGGCCGGGCTCGCGGGTGAAGGTCTCCCCCGTGGCGTCGAACCCGGTGCTCGGCGCGGTCCGGCCCGATCCGGCCGGTACGCCGCTGGCCTCGTACCGGGGTCCCGAGCTGCCCGCCGGGGCGACCGACGGCTCCGACGAGGGCTACGGCTCCGCCGCGGCCCCGGCCTCGTAG
- a CDS encoding sensor histidine kinase, with the protein MQKKRPRSKGGSNSGSEAAPTTPAGGGRTVRVRSRLVAGVAVVGITVIAAGTPAVLAASADLNDSQHLVTLAELNQQAVSLAHSLADERDEITVYIAGGRDGEPGNRGARVDQQVDEIREAAPPDLLRDLSTIPSLRRDAVSGKGTALAAHQAYSEVIAKLHGLADALARDTPPRAADGARTPRALGRATDQASATRGLLLAALAVPRPEPAPPRIDPFTGLPVQPQDEGETKEDRTRDALSAAAQRARVGELAALAEFDQSTGATARDKLSSIVTGPEVNSAEKYLAELTDRPELSDSDLEVSEKKVAAALSARVDRMRSVQSALGTAQVQRLEQLRDDDVTALELRIALLGGCLLVAVGVSTAVARTLTQPLAVLRIGAARLAAEPATAEPVRYTGRNDEFAQVVRSLNALHGRSRELLQDHEGRAEKLAAERAGLIGEREKLAARRTELQAHTDELTAQLEKLRGTVHHTFVNLSLRTLGLVERQLGVIESLEEREQDPERLGTLFKLDHMATVMRRHSENLLVLAGAEHGHGHPGPIPLVDVLRAAVSEIERYERVTIQSLPPHAQIAGFAADDLSHLVAELLENATSFSPPDSPVQLSGWLLESGEVMLSVQDEGIGMSAERMDELNTRLADPALFEAGERNAGGEGAGAGLGLQVTSLLAARHGVRVELREQKGNGITAVVVLPEALLPKALPTATPPAVTTPGEAPALNLPGSVAEANSNTLPGRGTESSDDPMIAAAERVLAQAQAADAAPDETPVTPQAPEADEPAEAPEAVTEPDPEPDALDTEATLQVRLPRPPQAPEPEPAPEPEPAPEPEPEPAPVPEPEPAPDPAAAVTDKGLPKRTPNIVRPAGAPAAERRGSVDREALRRRLDNFQQGARDGRRDVEAELAGDTRTEQAEPAGRTDGRTGDTGETVEEARS; encoded by the coding sequence GTGCAGAAGAAGCGGCCTCGGAGCAAGGGCGGCAGCAACAGCGGTTCCGAGGCGGCGCCGACGACCCCGGCCGGCGGCGGTCGCACCGTACGCGTCCGCAGCCGGCTGGTCGCGGGCGTCGCCGTCGTCGGGATCACCGTCATAGCGGCGGGGACACCGGCCGTGCTCGCCGCATCGGCCGACCTCAACGACTCGCAGCACCTGGTCACCCTCGCCGAGCTGAACCAGCAGGCCGTCTCCCTGGCCCACTCCCTCGCCGACGAGCGCGACGAGATCACCGTGTACATCGCGGGCGGCCGGGACGGCGAGCCGGGCAACCGGGGCGCCCGGGTCGACCAGCAGGTGGACGAGATCCGCGAGGCGGCCCCGCCCGACCTGCTGCGCGACCTGTCCACCATCCCCTCCCTGCGCCGGGACGCGGTCAGCGGCAAGGGCACCGCCCTGGCGGCCCACCAGGCGTACTCCGAGGTCATCGCCAAACTCCACGGCCTGGCCGACGCGCTCGCCCGCGACACCCCGCCGCGCGCGGCCGACGGCGCCCGCACCCCGCGCGCCCTCGGCCGGGCCACCGACCAGGCGTCCGCCACCCGCGGGCTGCTGCTCGCCGCGCTCGCCGTGCCCCGCCCGGAGCCGGCGCCGCCGCGGATCGACCCGTTCACCGGGCTGCCCGTGCAGCCGCAGGACGAGGGCGAGACCAAGGAGGACCGCACCCGCGACGCGCTGAGCGCCGCCGCACAGCGGGCCAGGGTCGGTGAACTCGCCGCGCTCGCCGAGTTCGACCAGTCCACCGGCGCCACCGCCCGCGACAAGCTGTCCTCGATCGTCACCGGACCCGAGGTCAACAGCGCCGAGAAGTACCTCGCCGAGCTGACCGACCGCCCCGAGCTGTCCGACTCCGACCTCGAGGTCAGCGAGAAGAAGGTCGCCGCCGCGCTCTCCGCCCGTGTCGACCGGATGCGCTCCGTGCAGTCCGCGCTCGGCACCGCCCAGGTCCAGCGGCTGGAGCAGCTGCGCGACGACGACGTCACCGCCCTCGAACTGCGCATCGCCCTCCTCGGCGGCTGCCTGCTCGTCGCCGTCGGCGTCTCCACCGCCGTCGCTCGCACCCTGACCCAGCCGCTCGCCGTGCTGCGGATCGGCGCCGCCCGGCTCGCCGCCGAACCCGCCACCGCCGAACCGGTCCGCTACACCGGCCGCAACGACGAGTTCGCCCAGGTCGTCCGCTCCCTCAACGCCCTGCACGGCCGGTCGCGCGAGCTGCTCCAGGACCACGAGGGGCGCGCCGAGAAGCTCGCCGCCGAACGCGCCGGCCTCATCGGCGAACGCGAGAAGCTCGCCGCCCGGCGCACCGAACTCCAGGCCCACACGGACGAGCTGACCGCCCAGCTGGAGAAGCTGCGCGGCACCGTCCACCACACCTTCGTCAACCTCTCGCTGCGCACCCTGGGGCTGGTCGAGCGGCAGCTCGGCGTCATCGAGTCCCTGGAGGAGCGCGAGCAGGACCCGGAACGCCTCGGCACGCTCTTCAAGCTCGACCACATGGCCACGGTCATGCGCCGGCACAGCGAGAACCTGCTGGTCCTCGCCGGTGCCGAGCACGGGCACGGGCATCCGGGCCCGATCCCGCTGGTGGACGTCCTGCGCGCCGCCGTCAGCGAGATCGAGCGGTACGAGCGGGTCACCATCCAGTCCCTCCCGCCGCACGCCCAGATCGCCGGGTTCGCCGCCGACGACCTCAGCCACCTGGTCGCCGAACTCCTGGAGAACGCGACCTCCTTCTCGCCGCCCGACTCCCCGGTCCAGCTCTCCGGCTGGCTCCTGGAGAGCGGCGAGGTGATGCTCTCCGTCCAGGACGAGGGCATCGGCATGTCCGCCGAGCGGATGGACGAGCTGAACACCCGCCTCGCCGACCCGGCCCTCTTCGAGGCCGGCGAACGGAACGCCGGCGGGGAGGGGGCCGGGGCCGGTCTCGGCCTCCAGGTGACGTCGCTGCTCGCCGCGCGGCACGGCGTACGGGTGGAGCTGCGCGAGCAGAAGGGGAACGGGATCACGGCGGTCGTCGTGCTCCCCGAGGCCCTGCTGCCGAAGGCCCTCCCGACCGCGACGCCCCCCGCCGTCACCACACCGGGCGAGGCGCCCGCGCTCAACCTGCCGGGCTCGGTCGCGGAGGCCAACTCCAACACGCTGCCGGGGCGCGGTACGGAGTCGTCGGACGATCCGATGATCGCGGCGGCGGAACGGGTGCTCGCCCAGGCGCAGGCGGCCGACGCCGCCCCGGACGAGACGCCCGTGACCCCGCAGGCTCCCGAGGCAGACGAGCCCGCAGAGGCCCCCGAGGCGGTCACCGAACCGGACCCCGAGCCCGACGCCCTCGACACCGAGGCCACCCTCCAGGTGCGCCTGCCCAGGCCCCCGCAGGCCCCCGAGCCCGAGCCCGCCCCGGAACCCGAGCCCGCCCCGGAACCCGAGCCCGAGCCCGCCCCGGTCCCGGAACCCGAGCCCGCCCCCGACCCCGCCGCCGCCGTCACCGACAAGGGGCTGCCCAAGCGGACCCCGAACATCGTCCGGCCCGCCGGGGCGCCCGCCGCCGAGCGCCGGGGGAGCGTCGACCGCGAGGCCCTGCGCCGCCGCCTCGACAACTTCCAGCAGGGGGCCAGGGACGGCCGCAGAGACGTCGAGGCGGAACTCGCCGGAGACACACGTACCGAACAGGCCGAGCCGGCAGGCCGTACCGATGGCCGGACCGGAGACACGGGGGAAACAGTCGAGGAGGCACGTAGTTGA
- a CDS encoding styrene monooxygenase/indole monooxygenase family protein, giving the protein MRKILIVGAGQSGLQLALGLQFRGYEVTLMSNRTADEIRSGRVMSTQCMFHTALQHERDLRLNFWESQAPRIEGLGVSVAAPDSSRAVDWVGRLDGYAQSVDQRVKMAGWMETFAQRGGQLVIHGAAVSDLDYFSRAYDLVLVAAGKGELVSMFGRDAARSPYDAPQRALSVAYVHGMGPRPEHPEFDAVRCNLVPGVGELFVMPTLTTSGRADILFWEGVPGGPLDAFQGIKDPSEHLARTLELMERFTPWEYARATKVELTDANGTLAGRYAPTVRKPVGRLPGGGLVLGVADVVVANDPITGQGSNSASKCAAAYLDAIVEHGDREFDEAWMRATFDRYWATAQHVTKWTNAMLGAPPEHVLNLIGAAGQLQPVADRFANGFDDPADFENFFFDPEKTNAYLASVTGPAA; this is encoded by the coding sequence ATGCGGAAGATACTGATAGTCGGAGCCGGTCAGTCCGGGCTCCAGCTCGCCCTCGGACTTCAGTTCCGGGGATACGAAGTCACCCTGATGTCCAACCGCACGGCCGACGAGATCCGGTCCGGCCGGGTCATGTCCACGCAGTGCATGTTCCACACCGCGCTCCAGCACGAGCGGGACCTCCGGCTCAACTTCTGGGAGTCCCAGGCCCCGCGCATCGAGGGCCTCGGCGTCTCCGTCGCCGCCCCCGACTCCTCGCGGGCCGTCGACTGGGTCGGCAGGCTCGACGGCTACGCCCAGTCCGTGGACCAGCGGGTCAAGATGGCCGGCTGGATGGAGACCTTCGCGCAGCGCGGCGGACAGCTCGTCATCCACGGTGCGGCCGTCTCGGACCTGGACTACTTCTCGCGCGCCTACGACCTCGTGCTGGTCGCGGCCGGCAAGGGCGAACTGGTCTCCATGTTCGGCCGGGACGCCGCCCGCTCGCCGTACGACGCCCCGCAGCGCGCGCTGTCCGTCGCGTACGTCCACGGCATGGGCCCGCGCCCGGAGCACCCGGAGTTCGACGCGGTCCGCTGCAATCTGGTCCCCGGTGTCGGCGAGCTGTTCGTGATGCCGACCCTCACCACCTCGGGCCGGGCCGACATCCTGTTCTGGGAGGGTGTCCCCGGCGGGCCGCTCGACGCGTTCCAGGGCATCAAGGACCCCTCCGAGCACCTGGCCAGGACCCTGGAGCTGATGGAGCGGTTCACCCCCTGGGAGTACGCCCGCGCCACCAAGGTCGAACTCACCGACGCCAACGGCACCCTCGCCGGCCGGTACGCCCCGACCGTCCGCAAGCCGGTCGGCCGGCTGCCCGGCGGCGGTCTGGTCCTCGGCGTCGCGGACGTCGTCGTCGCCAACGACCCGATCACCGGCCAGGGCTCCAACTCGGCGTCCAAGTGCGCCGCCGCCTACCTCGACGCGATCGTCGAGCACGGCGACCGGGAGTTCGACGAGGCATGGATGCGGGCCACGTTCGACCGCTACTGGGCGACCGCCCAGCACGTCACCAAGTGGACCAACGCCATGCTCGGCGCCCCGCCGGAGCACGTCCTGAACCTGATCGGGGCGGCCGGGCAGCTCCAGCCGGTCGCGGACCGCTTCGCCAACGGCTTCGACGACCCGGCCGACTTCGAGAACTTCTTCTTCGACCCGGAGAAGACGAACGCCTATCTCGCCTCGGTGACCGGCCCCGCCGCCTGA